Proteins encoded together in one Bacteroides ovatus window:
- a CDS encoding gluconate 5-dehydrogenase: protein MNQFLNFSLEGKVALVTGASYGIGFAIASAFAEQGAKVCFNDINQELVDKGMAAYAAKGIKAHGYVCDVTDEPAVQAMVATIAKEVGTIDILVNNAGIIRRVPMHEMDAADFRRVIDIDLNAPFIVAKAVLPAMMEKRAGKIINICSMMSELGRETVSAYAAAKGGLKMLTRNICSEYGEYNIQCNGIGPGYIATPQTAPLREPQADGSRHPFDSFICAKTPAGRWLDPEELTGPAVFLASEASNAVNGHILYVDGGILAYIGKQPK from the coding sequence ATGAATCAGTTTTTGAATTTTTCTTTGGAAGGTAAAGTAGCTCTCGTTACAGGTGCTTCTTATGGTATCGGATTTGCTATTGCTTCTGCATTTGCAGAACAAGGCGCTAAAGTTTGTTTTAACGACATCAATCAAGAGTTGGTAGACAAAGGTATGGCTGCTTATGCTGCAAAAGGTATCAAAGCTCACGGTTATGTATGCGACGTGACAGACGAACCGGCTGTTCAGGCGATGGTTGCTACGATTGCAAAAGAAGTAGGTACAATTGATATCCTTGTAAATAACGCAGGTATTATCCGTCGTGTTCCTATGCACGAGATGGATGCTGCTGATTTCCGTCGTGTAATTGACATCGACTTGAATGCTCCATTCATCGTTGCTAAGGCTGTTTTGCCGGCTATGATGGAAAAACGTGCAGGTAAGATCATCAACATCTGTTCTATGATGTCTGAATTGGGTCGTGAAACTGTATCTGCTTACGCTGCCGCTAAGGGTGGTTTGAAGATGCTGACTCGCAATATCTGTTCTGAATATGGTGAATACAACATCCAGTGTAATGGTATCGGCCCGGGTTACATCGCTACTCCGCAAACTGCTCCTCTTCGTGAGCCGCAGGCAGACGGAAGCCGTCACCCATTCGATTCATTCATCTGCGCTAAGACTCCTGCCGGTCGTTGGTTGGATCCGGAAGAACTGACAGGTCCTGCCGTGTTCCTTGCTTCTGAAGCTTCTAACGCTGTTAACGGTCACATTCTCTACGTAGATGGTGGTATTCTTGCTTATATCGGAAAACAACCGAAATAA
- a CDS encoding RagB/SusD family nutrient uptake outer membrane protein translates to MKKKAIHMKFLNHSIGFCLLLTLLCYSCASDYLDTAPTNQVSPADLFKDEAYAAYAVSGLEKLMKTTYPTNKLDGVSFNGEGSVKLMYAEYQGADMYCPRNNFYTIFNGASHAIPTSSYTEYMWHYYYKVISNANAIINYVDPEGSHKFKYIYAQALTYRAYCYLQLLQFYSPRWCDSQNGSAEGVVLRLNTSSTGDCPLSSMLACYEQIYNDLNQAITYYQASGIARKEDENHKINVNAAYATYARAALTREDWSTAAHYAALARAGYPLMNADEYFDGFSTVNREWIWSIYDSEEESLGNSSLAARLAYNSSSTLVCTYPACINRELYDALPESDIRRGLFLDPLEYTYNTGGITNNGLGGSALTSYAQGLHPDLNTSAKIYAYMSFKFKCIDKVGAMPFNLFRSSEMYLIEAEANCHLTPSKEAEARQLLKELIRDSGRDPQYTCDKSGQALLDEIKFYRRIELWGEGFSWFDFKRRKDTIVRHTFEDGGNYMTNAAVTINPEDANNWMWVIPAKEYEYNNAINKQ, encoded by the coding sequence ATGAAGAAAAAAGCCATACACATGAAATTCCTGAATCACTCCATAGGATTCTGCCTGCTCCTGACGCTGTTGTGTTACTCCTGCGCCAGCGACTATCTGGATACCGCCCCTACCAATCAGGTATCTCCTGCCGATTTATTCAAGGATGAAGCGTACGCTGCCTATGCTGTCAGCGGATTGGAGAAGTTGATGAAAACCACTTACCCCACTAATAAACTCGATGGCGTGTCATTCAACGGTGAAGGATCTGTCAAACTGATGTATGCCGAGTATCAGGGGGCTGACATGTATTGTCCCCGCAACAATTTCTATACGATATTCAACGGGGCTTCTCATGCCATACCTACCAGTAGTTACACGGAGTATATGTGGCATTATTACTACAAAGTAATCAGTAATGCCAACGCTATTATAAATTATGTCGACCCCGAAGGTAGTCATAAATTCAAATATATTTATGCGCAGGCACTAACCTACCGTGCCTATTGTTACCTGCAACTGCTGCAGTTCTACTCGCCACGCTGGTGCGATTCGCAAAACGGCAGTGCTGAAGGGGTGGTTCTCCGGCTCAATACATCTTCTACCGGCGACTGTCCTCTTTCTTCTATGCTGGCCTGTTACGAACAGATTTACAACGACCTTAACCAGGCCATCACCTATTATCAGGCATCCGGAATTGCCCGCAAAGAAGACGAGAATCACAAAATCAATGTGAATGCCGCTTACGCCACCTATGCCCGTGCCGCACTCACCCGTGAGGATTGGAGTACTGCCGCCCATTACGCTGCACTAGCACGTGCCGGTTATCCGCTTATGAATGCCGATGAATATTTCGACGGATTCAGTACCGTCAACCGCGAATGGATATGGAGTATCTATGACAGTGAAGAAGAATCGCTGGGAAACTCATCCCTCGCCGCACGCCTTGCATACAACTCCTCCTCTACTCTTGTATGCACTTATCCGGCCTGTATCAACCGTGAACTGTACGATGCATTACCGGAAAGTGATATCCGCAGGGGACTTTTTCTCGATCCGCTCGAATATACTTATAACACGGGTGGTATAACAAACAATGGTCTGGGCGGAAGTGCACTCACCAGTTACGCCCAAGGGTTGCATCCCGACCTGAATACTTCGGCAAAAATATACGCTTATATGTCGTTCAAATTTAAGTGTATCGACAAAGTAGGTGCCATGCCTTTCAATCTTTTCCGCAGTTCGGAGATGTATCTCATCGAAGCAGAAGCCAACTGCCACCTGACGCCTTCAAAAGAAGCGGAAGCAAGGCAATTACTGAAAGAACTGATCCGCGACAGCGGACGCGACCCTCAATATACTTGCGACAAGAGCGGTCAGGCACTGCTCGACGAAATAAAGTTCTACCGCCGCATCGAACTATGGGGCGAAGGATTCAGCTGGTTTGACTTCAAACGGCGCAAAGACACCATCGTACGCCACACCTTCGAAGACGGAGGAAACTACATGACCAACGCAGCCGTAACTATCAACCCGGAAGACGCCAACAACTGGATGTGGGTGATTCCCGCCAAAGAATACGAATATAACAATGCCATAAATAAACAATAA
- a CDS encoding polysaccharide deacetylase family protein, giving the protein MFIEQPPWLFRALYPQAIFRMDPNERAVYLTFDDGPIPEVTPWVLEILEKHHIKATFFMVGDNIRKHPDEYRMVVEHGHRIGNHTFNHIRGFEYSNPDYLANARKVDDIIHSDLFRPPHGHMGFRQYYTLRYHYRIIMWDLVTRDYSKRMRPEQVLNNVKRYARNGSIITFHDSLKSWNNGNLQYALPRAIEFLKEEGYEFKVL; this is encoded by the coding sequence ATGTTTATAGAACAACCACCTTGGCTTTTCCGGGCGTTGTATCCACAAGCTATCTTCCGGATGGACCCGAATGAGCGGGCAGTCTATCTGACTTTCGACGACGGCCCCATCCCCGAAGTAACTCCCTGGGTACTGGAAATACTGGAAAAGCATCATATTAAAGCTACCTTTTTCATGGTAGGCGACAATATACGCAAACACCCGGATGAATACCGGATGGTGGTAGAGCACGGACACCGCATCGGTAACCATACTTTCAACCACATCCGTGGATTTGAATATTCCAATCCGGATTACCTGGCAAATGCCAGAAAGGTAGATGATATTATTCATTCCGATCTCTTCCGTCCACCACACGGACACATGGGATTCAGGCAGTACTATACGTTGCGCTATCATTACCGCATCATTATGTGGGATCTCGTGACCCGCGATTACAGTAAGCGGATGCGCCCGGAACAAGTGCTGAACAACGTGAAACGCTATGCGCGAAACGGTTCTATCATCACTTTCCACGATTCGCTGAAGTCATGGAACAACGGTAACCTGCAATACGCACTTCCCCGTGCCATCGAGTTCCTGAAAGAGGAAGGTTATGAATTCAAGGTGTTATAA
- a CDS encoding outer membrane beta-barrel protein, whose translation MKKVLSMIAALLLCVGTQAQIVSSRSAIVKTEKQASSTQWFLRAGLNIMNFSGDGAEGADSNIGYNATFGYQKPLGSTGGYWGMEFGLGSRGFKVEDTKCMAHNIQYSPFTFGWKFAVADNVHIDPHVGVFASYDYTSKMKADGESISWGDYADYMEVDYNHFDAGMNIGVGVWYDRFNLDLTYQRGFIDTFSDADGFKTSNFMIRLGIAF comes from the coding sequence ATGAAAAAAGTACTATCAATGATTGCCGCACTCTTATTGTGCGTAGGAACTCAAGCGCAAATCGTATCATCCAGAAGTGCAATCGTCAAAACAGAGAAGCAAGCCAGCAGCACACAATGGTTCTTGCGTGCAGGTTTGAATATCATGAACTTCTCCGGTGACGGAGCCGAAGGAGCTGACTCAAACATCGGATATAACGCAACATTTGGCTACCAGAAGCCTTTAGGCAGCACAGGAGGATACTGGGGAATGGAATTTGGACTCGGCTCCCGTGGTTTCAAAGTGGAAGACACGAAGTGCATGGCTCATAATATACAATACTCTCCGTTCACATTCGGATGGAAATTTGCAGTGGCGGACAATGTTCATATCGACCCGCATGTAGGAGTCTTTGCCAGCTACGATTACACGAGCAAAATGAAAGCAGACGGAGAGAGCATCAGTTGGGGAGATTACGCAGATTACATGGAAGTTGACTACAATCATTTCGATGCCGGTATGAATATCGGTGTAGGAGTCTGGTACGACCGTTTCAACCTGGATCTCACCTATCAGCGCGGATTCATAGATACATTCAGCGATGCCGACGGATTCAAGACCAGTAACTTTATGATTCGTCTAGGTATTGCCTTCTAA
- a CDS encoding DUF4861 domain-containing protein — protein MRKILILFVVALIGFASCADSKQSMTVTVTNSLALERAGEMVEVPMSDVVAKLKLADTAQIVVLDVDGQQVPYQVTYDEKVVFPVTVGANSAVTYTIQPGTPAPFDVIACGKYYPERLDDVAWENDLGGFRAYGPALQARGERGFGYDLFTKYNTTEPILESLYAEELNPEKRAKIAELKKTDPKAASELQNAISYHIDHGYGMDCYAVGPTLGAGVAALMAGDTIIYPYCYRTQEILDNGPLRFTVKLEFYPLVVRGDSNVVETRVISLDAGSYLNKTVVSYTNLKEAMPVTTGLVLREPDGAVVADAANGYITYVDPTTDRSGANGKIFVGAAFPAQVKEAKVVLLSEKEKKDRGGADGHVLAISEYEPGSEYTYYWGSAWDKAAIKTQDAWNKYMAEYAQKLRTPLAVAY, from the coding sequence ATGAGAAAGATATTAATTCTGTTTGTTGTAGCCTTGATTGGTTTTGCTTCTTGTGCCGACAGCAAGCAGTCAATGACAGTCACAGTGACCAATTCTTTGGCTCTTGAACGGGCAGGGGAGATGGTTGAAGTGCCGATGAGCGATGTGGTCGCTAAATTGAAACTGGCGGATACGGCACAGATTGTGGTGCTTGACGTCGACGGTCAGCAAGTGCCTTATCAGGTGACGTATGATGAGAAGGTGGTCTTCCCCGTTACGGTAGGGGCAAACAGTGCGGTTACTTATACCATTCAACCGGGCACACCGGCACCTTTTGATGTCATTGCTTGCGGTAAATACTACCCCGAACGTCTGGACGACGTAGCCTGGGAGAATGATCTTGGCGGATTCCGTGCTTATGGTCCTGCTTTGCAGGCTCGTGGAGAACGTGGTTTTGGCTATGATCTTTTTACGAAGTATAATACTACGGAGCCGATTTTGGAATCTCTGTATGCTGAAGAACTTAATCCTGAAAAGCGTGCCAAGATAGCCGAACTGAAAAAGACAGATCCGAAAGCCGCTTCCGAATTGCAGAATGCCATCTCTTACCATATCGATCATGGATACGGTATGGATTGCTATGCCGTAGGTCCCACGTTGGGCGCCGGCGTTGCCGCTTTGATGGCAGGTGACACTATTATCTATCCTTACTGCTATCGCACACAGGAAATCCTTGATAATGGTCCGCTGCGTTTCACGGTGAAGCTGGAGTTTTATCCGCTGGTGGTCCGTGGAGATTCTAACGTGGTGGAAACACGCGTCATCTCCTTGGATGCAGGTTCTTATCTAAATAAAACAGTTGTTTCATATACCAATTTGAAAGAAGCAATGCCGGTAACTACAGGACTTGTATTGCGTGAACCGGACGGTGCGGTTGTGGCAGATGCTGCAAATGGCTATATCACTTACGTAGATCCTACAACTGACCGTAGCGGTGCAAACGGTAAGATATTTGTGGGTGCTGCATTCCCTGCACAGGTAAAAGAGGCGAAAGTGGTTCTTCTTTCCGAAAAGGAAAAGAAAGATCGTGGTGGAGCCGACGGTCATGTGCTGGCTATCAGCGAATATGAGCCTGGTTCTGAATATACTTATTACTGGGGATCTGCCTGGGATAAGGCGGCTATCAAGACTCAGGATGCGTGGAATAAATATATGGCTGAATATGCGCAGAAATTGCGTACTCCGTTGGCGGTGGCATATTAA
- the kduI gene encoding 5-dehydro-4-deoxy-D-glucuronate isomerase: protein MKTNYEIRYAAHPEDAKSYDTTRIRRDFLIEKIFVPNEVNMVYSMYDRMVVGGALPVGEVLTLEAIDPLKAPFFLTRREMGIYNVGGPGIVKAGDAEFELDYKEALYLGSGDRVVTFESKDAAHPAKFYFNSLTAHRNYPDRKVTKADAVVAEMGSLEGSNHRNINKMLVNQVLPTCQLQMGMTELAPGSVWNTMPAHVHSRRMEAYFYFEIPEDHAICHFMGEVGETRHVWMKGDQAVLSPEWSIHSAAATHNYTFIWGMGGENLDYGDQDFSLITDLK, encoded by the coding sequence ATGAAAACGAACTATGAAATTCGCTATGCTGCGCATCCGGAAGATGCAAAAAGTTATGATACAACAAGAATTCGCAGAGATTTCTTAATCGAAAAGATATTTGTCCCCAATGAAGTAAATATGGTATATTCCATGTACGACCGTATGGTGGTAGGTGGTGCGCTTCCGGTAGGAGAGGTGCTGACGCTCGAAGCGATTGATCCGCTGAAAGCTCCGTTCTTCCTCACCCGTCGCGAAATGGGTATCTACAATGTTGGCGGTCCCGGTATTGTGAAAGCAGGCGACGCAGAGTTCGAACTGGACTATAAAGAAGCTCTTTATCTGGGTTCGGGCGACCGCGTAGTGACTTTCGAAAGCAAAGACGCTGCTCATCCTGCTAAATTCTACTTCAACTCACTGACTGCACATCGCAATTATCCCGACCGTAAGGTGACGAAAGCCGATGCCGTAGTAGCTGAAATGGGTTCTTTGGAAGGTTCCAATCACCGCAACATCAATAAGATGCTGGTGAATCAGGTGTTGCCTACCTGCCAGTTGCAGATGGGTATGACGGAACTCGCTCCGGGAAGTGTGTGGAACACGATGCCGGCACACGTACACAGCCGTCGTATGGAAGCCTACTTCTATTTCGAAATTCCCGAAGATCATGCTATCTGCCACTTCATGGGTGAGGTAGGCGAGACGCGTCACGTATGGATGAAAGGCGATCAGGCCGTTCTTTCACCCGAATGGTCAATCCACTCGGCTGCTGCTACCCACAACTATACCTTTATCTGGGGAATGGGTGGCGAGAACCTCGACTACGGCGATCAGGACTTCTCGTTGATTACAGATTTGAAATAA
- a CDS encoding SusC/RagA family TonB-linked outer membrane protein produces MTIIKRRTEDTLIKIGVICIYMLLSINLTYAQIKNITGIIIDEESREPLTGASVTVKGSRQGCISDLDGKFSLQPTLPGQQMLVISYIGYQTIEVPARHNMMEIRLRPNVNELDEVVVQVAYGTVLKRSITGAVSVVDSKQIEMRPVSSVISVLNGAVPGLQTIDGVGQPGIEAEVRIRGYSSVNGSNKPLYVVDGMPYTGWITDLNPADIESVSVLKDAASCALYGSRASNGVILITTKKAKKQGVSLQLDIRHGFSARGQGDYERMNANQFMETMWQGYRNQLISNGSSPEEATIATNNDIISKVGINIYNKADNALFDANGHLASDARILDGYKDDLDWYSPYTRNGHRQEYNLSGESGNEKNRIRFSLGYLNEDGYTRKSDFNRLSGSLNADFTPRPWLKTGLSLGGTHQKTNWDIGAAGSAQSNNLSNAFYFARRIAPIYPVHLHYTEDVFASDGSLLHSKGDYILNEEGGKQYDDGSESRSESDAASNGRHLLWESEKNKLWNAANTLQGNAYVDVSFLRDFTFSLKGNISLRNIEDSQYGNAEIGAYKDTGFISKIDQEYKEYTLQQLLAWKHQFGRHFVEWMVGHENYDYKLNFDAIQKKNESFPGIDELSNFTTTTYSEGYKDTYRTEGHFTRARYDYNETYFAEASFRRDGSSIFHTDHRWGNFWSVGIGWMLSNEAFLKNVSWLNRLKLRVSYGQVGNDNFGSSNGLYQWMSLYGSAVNGGEAAYYKVQNENPELKWETNSSLNIGLETRLFNRVNLSFEYYNKHSDDLLFKFIQPLSAGATDSSTGLSTVWRNIGDVSNKGWEFSADGDIIRNREWEWNVGLNLSKVKNKIGKLPDKDREEGITNGDFQKFKEGHSIYEFWLYQYAGVDQMTGRSVYLPDFNAYYIAGEDGKTPVNGEESTEGKNPIPTDSWVDINGQYYTGDPRYARKDWSGSSLPKINGSVTTSLRWKDLTLSALMIFSCGSKVFDQPYQTLTSVGVHSLTPDLLNAWTAIPEGMTPTSPNRLDPSGIPQVNLDATINGYNSQKASTRYIVSGDYLSIKNITLSYRLPATWSKRLTLGGIRLHAAIENVALFSKRKGLNPVQTFDGIVNNYTSIARVFSFGVNINL; encoded by the coding sequence ATGACAATTATTAAAAGACGGACAGAAGATACTTTAATAAAGATAGGAGTGATATGCATTTACATGCTTCTATCCATTAACCTAACTTATGCCCAAATAAAAAATATAACAGGAATCATCATTGATGAGGAAAGCCGGGAACCATTGACAGGTGCTTCTGTCACAGTGAAAGGCAGTCGGCAAGGCTGTATTTCAGATCTGGATGGAAAGTTTAGTCTTCAACCAACCCTCCCCGGACAGCAAATGCTGGTTATTTCTTACATAGGATACCAAACTATCGAAGTGCCTGCCCGGCATAATATGATGGAAATCCGGTTGCGTCCGAACGTGAACGAACTGGATGAAGTAGTAGTGCAGGTAGCGTATGGCACTGTCCTCAAAAGATCAATTACCGGGGCTGTTTCCGTAGTGGACAGTAAGCAAATCGAAATGCGTCCGGTCAGTTCTGTTATCTCCGTGCTCAACGGAGCAGTACCGGGGCTACAGACAATTGACGGAGTGGGGCAGCCTGGTATCGAAGCGGAAGTCCGGATCCGGGGATACAGTTCGGTGAACGGAAGCAATAAGCCGCTTTACGTGGTAGACGGTATGCCCTATACGGGATGGATCACCGATCTTAATCCGGCAGACATAGAAAGCGTCAGCGTACTGAAAGATGCTGCTTCATGCGCATTGTACGGTAGCCGGGCTTCGAATGGTGTGATTTTAATTACCACCAAAAAGGCGAAGAAACAGGGAGTTTCTCTTCAACTGGACATTCGCCACGGCTTCAGCGCGCGTGGACAGGGTGATTACGAACGTATGAATGCCAATCAATTCATGGAAACGATGTGGCAGGGGTATCGCAACCAGCTTATCAGCAACGGCAGTAGTCCCGAAGAAGCGACCATCGCCACCAACAATGACATTATCAGCAAAGTAGGAATCAACATCTATAACAAAGCCGATAATGCCCTTTTCGATGCAAACGGTCATCTGGCATCCGACGCCCGGATACTGGACGGATATAAGGACGATCTCGACTGGTATTCTCCCTACACACGTAACGGTCACCGCCAGGAATACAACCTAAGCGGAGAATCCGGCAATGAAAAGAACCGGATCCGTTTCTCGCTAGGCTATCTTAATGAAGACGGATATACCAGGAAAAGTGATTTCAATCGTCTTAGCGGCTCACTCAACGCTGACTTCACCCCACGCCCATGGCTAAAAACGGGCTTGTCGCTCGGAGGCACTCACCAGAAAACGAACTGGGATATAGGAGCCGCCGGAAGTGCGCAATCCAATAACCTGTCGAATGCATTTTACTTTGCACGGAGAATAGCACCTATCTATCCGGTGCACCTCCACTATACAGAGGATGTATTTGCCAGCGACGGCTCATTGCTTCATTCCAAAGGAGATTATATCCTGAACGAAGAAGGCGGAAAACAATATGATGACGGTTCGGAAAGCCGTTCGGAATCGGATGCCGCCAGCAATGGACGCCATCTACTGTGGGAAAGCGAAAAGAACAAGTTGTGGAACGCTGCCAATACCTTGCAAGGAAATGCCTATGTGGACGTTTCTTTCCTACGCGATTTTACATTCTCATTGAAAGGCAATATCAGCCTGCGCAATATCGAGGACAGCCAATACGGAAATGCGGAAATAGGCGCTTACAAGGACACTGGTTTTATCAGCAAGATCGATCAGGAATATAAGGAATACACCCTGCAACAGCTACTGGCATGGAAACACCAGTTCGGCAGGCATTTCGTAGAATGGATGGTGGGGCACGAGAACTATGATTACAAGCTTAATTTCGACGCCATACAGAAAAAGAATGAGAGCTTTCCCGGAATAGACGAACTTTCAAATTTCACCACCACAACTTACAGTGAGGGATATAAAGACACCTATCGTACAGAGGGTCACTTCACACGGGCCCGGTATGACTACAACGAAACTTATTTTGCCGAAGCTTCTTTCCGGCGCGACGGTTCCTCCATCTTCCATACAGACCATCGCTGGGGTAACTTTTGGAGCGTAGGTATCGGCTGGATGCTTTCCAACGAAGCGTTCCTGAAAAACGTGTCGTGGCTGAACCGCCTCAAGTTACGGGTTTCTTACGGGCAAGTGGGAAACGATAACTTCGGAAGCAGTAATGGCCTGTACCAGTGGATGTCTCTCTACGGCTCTGCCGTCAACGGTGGAGAAGCCGCTTACTACAAAGTGCAGAACGAAAACCCGGAACTAAAATGGGAAACGAATTCTTCGCTGAATATCGGTCTGGAAACTCGTCTTTTCAACCGTGTGAACCTAAGTTTCGAATACTATAACAAGCATTCGGACGACTTGCTGTTCAAGTTTATCCAACCACTATCTGCCGGTGCCACTGACTCATCGACAGGCCTTTCCACCGTCTGGCGAAACATTGGAGACGTTTCCAATAAAGGATGGGAATTCTCTGCCGACGGGGATATCATCCGCAACCGGGAATGGGAATGGAATGTAGGTTTGAACCTTTCCAAAGTGAAAAACAAGATCGGAAAACTGCCGGATAAAGATCGGGAAGAGGGAATTACGAACGGAGATTTCCAGAAGTTCAAAGAGGGACACAGCATTTATGAATTCTGGCTGTACCAGTATGCTGGCGTAGACCAGATGACAGGTCGCAGTGTATATCTGCCGGACTTCAACGCTTATTACATTGCCGGAGAGGATGGAAAAACACCCGTAAACGGAGAAGAGAGCACCGAAGGTAAAAATCCGATTCCGACAGACAGTTGGGTAGACATCAACGGACAATATTATACAGGCGACCCGAGATATGCACGCAAAGACTGGTCGGGCAGTTCATTACCGAAGATAAACGGCTCGGTCACCACCTCTCTCCGCTGGAAAGACCTGACTCTGTCCGCCCTGATGATTTTCAGTTGCGGTTCCAAAGTCTTCGACCAGCCTTATCAGACTCTGACATCGGTAGGCGTACATTCATTGACTCCCGATTTACTGAATGCATGGACAGCAATCCCCGAAGGCATGACGCCCACATCGCCCAACCGTCTCGATCCATCGGGTATTCCGCAAGTGAATCTGGATGCAACGATCAATGGATATAACAGCCAGAAAGCATCTACACGCTATATTGTAAGCGGTGACTATCTAAGCATCAAGAACATCACCCTCTCCTATCGCCTGCCCGCCACATGGAGCAAACGATTGACACTCGGCGGCATCCGTTTGCATGCTGCCATAGAGAATGTCGCCCTGTTCAGCAAACGCAAAGGGCTGAACCCGGTACAGACTTTTGACGGAATCGTCAACAATTATACGAGTATCGCCCGTGTTTTCTCGTTCGGAGTCAACATTAACTTATAG
- a CDS encoding lipocalin family protein, giving the protein MKTIWKATVCIVAVLLSFSIYSCGDDDDDAVGSRDLLLGTWNGVYYLSQEWEDGEKVSDSKEDFVNGTNRYSIEFKEDGTYVEKDVYNSSGSTNYYHGTWSYSGNKLTLIDTEEDNYTEVWTVTTMTENELVYELREKEKEDGTTYEYYEQHAFTR; this is encoded by the coding sequence ATGAAAACAATCTGGAAAGCAACCGTTTGCATAGTTGCAGTATTACTGTCGTTCAGCATTTATTCCTGTGGCGATGACGACGATGACGCTGTCGGTTCACGCGATTTATTGTTAGGAACATGGAATGGAGTGTATTATCTTTCACAAGAATGGGAAGATGGTGAAAAGGTAAGTGACTCTAAAGAAGATTTTGTAAATGGAACCAACCGTTATTCCATAGAGTTCAAGGAAGATGGTACGTATGTAGAAAAAGATGTCTACAACTCCTCCGGAAGTACTAATTATTATCACGGTACATGGAGCTACTCCGGTAATAAGCTGACTCTCATCGACACTGAAGAGGATAATTACACAGAAGTGTGGACAGTGACCACAATGACAGAGAATGAATTAGTCTATGAACTTCGTGAGAAAGAGAAAGAAGACGGAACGACATACGAATATTACGAACAACACGCTTTTACAAGATAG